The following are encoded in a window of Ignicoccus islandicus DSM 13165 genomic DNA:
- a CDS encoding FumA C-terminus/TtdB family hydratase beta subunit, protein MIKAKLKEAIKEGIRIAETALPKWIYDYLVEAYENSEGRAKAQLGAILRNIELAVKERKPMCQDTGLLVFSIKLGRDFPISYRDLIGIIEESLREATSEIPIRPNTMDPLTGFNPGDNTGKGMPIVEIEEINEGDALEISIRPKGGGSEYPSKLCMIPPSMGLKGVKECLFKAILDAGGKPCPPGIVSVAFGGTVEEAVKLSKSNLYRKGKHLEERISKLEEKWKQEINALNIGPMGLGGTPTILDLKIDYNYRHPASYPVAVTFNCWAARESRIRIKRDGSWEVISENVTSKDLLHIEDINVQARELKLPVDSNEVRKLKAGDVVYVTGTIVTARDEAHKKIIEEGKPPIDLKGLAIYHCGPVVKKEGTEWKVIAAGPTTSARMNELEAKVLEITGAKLVIGKGGMKRDLLDTFSRYGAAYLAFPGGAALLAAKAIKRVKGVYWLEELGIPEAMWVFEVERFGPLIVAMDSHGNSLYEEVNKAAVENAKRYLKEI, encoded by the coding sequence ATGATAAAAGCTAAGCTCAAGGAGGCAATAAAGGAAGGTATTAGGATCGCCGAAACTGCACTGCCTAAGTGGATCTATGATTATTTAGTAGAAGCCTACGAGAATTCGGAAGGTAGAGCTAAAGCCCAGTTAGGGGCTATCCTAAGAAACATTGAGTTAGCAGTAAAGGAACGTAAGCCTATGTGTCAAGACACAGGTCTTTTGGTATTTAGCATAAAGTTAGGCCGCGACTTCCCTATCTCTTATAGAGATCTAATAGGAATAATAGAAGAGAGTTTACGTGAAGCTACGTCAGAGATACCAATACGTCCGAACACTATGGATCCCCTTACTGGATTTAATCCAGGCGATAATACTGGCAAGGGCATGCCAATTGTCGAGATAGAAGAAATAAACGAGGGCGACGCACTTGAGATATCGATAAGACCGAAAGGCGGTGGAAGCGAATATCCATCTAAGCTATGCATGATTCCTCCATCAATGGGATTAAAGGGAGTAAAGGAATGCTTGTTTAAAGCAATACTCGATGCTGGAGGAAAACCGTGCCCCCCTGGAATTGTGAGCGTAGCCTTCGGCGGTACAGTAGAAGAGGCAGTTAAGCTCTCAAAAAGTAACCTATATAGGAAAGGAAAACATCTCGAGGAAAGAATAAGCAAGCTTGAAGAGAAATGGAAGCAAGAAATAAACGCCCTTAATATAGGTCCCATGGGACTAGGTGGCACGCCAACGATACTTGACTTAAAAATAGATTATAATTATCGTCACCCCGCATCTTATCCAGTAGCAGTTACGTTCAACTGTTGGGCTGCTAGGGAATCTCGGATAAGAATAAAGAGAGATGGCTCATGGGAAGTAATAAGCGAAAACGTAACTAGCAAAGACTTACTTCACATAGAAGACATTAATGTTCAAGCACGTGAACTTAAGCTACCTGTCGATAGTAACGAGGTAAGAAAATTGAAGGCTGGTGACGTAGTCTACGTTACCGGAACCATAGTTACCGCTAGAGACGAAGCACATAAAAAGATAATTGAAGAAGGTAAACCTCCAATAGACTTGAAGGGTCTAGCTATTTACCATTGCGGCCCCGTGGTAAAGAAGGAAGGAACTGAATGGAAAGTTATTGCAGCGGGACCAACCACTAGCGCTCGAATGAACGAACTGGAAGCGAAAGTCCTTGAAATAACGGGTGCCAAGCTGGTTATAGGTAAAGGTGGAATGAAAAGAGATCTCCTTGATACGTTCAGTAGGTACGGCGCTGCTTATTTGGCCTTTCCAGGAGGGGCAGCGTTGTTAGCTGCTAAGGCTATAAAGAGAGTCAAGGGAGTATATTGGTTAGAGGAGTTAGGAATTCCAGAGGCTATGTGGGTCTTTGAGGTTGAAAGGTTTGGTCCGTTAATAGTTGCGATGGATTCCCATGGTAATAGTCTTTATGAAGAAGTAAACAAGGCGGCAGTAGAAAACGCTAAACGGTACTTAAAGGAAATATAG